In one window of Paenarthrobacter nicotinovorans DNA:
- the soxR gene encoding redox-sensitive transcriptional activator SoxR — MDASLEPQLMLRSIQHTPTGRRSMPTAPAHRPLTIGELSERSGVSPSALHFYERNGLIEAERTAGNQRRYRRDTLRRVAFIKTSQRVGLPLKDIREALNSLPEGRTPTKRDWSRLSLRWREELDQRIAALQHLRNDLDGCIGCGCLSLKSCTLQNPSDELGASGAGAQRWMLPD, encoded by the coding sequence ATGGACGCCAGCCTAGAACCTCAACTAATGTTGAGGTCAATCCAGCACACCCCTACCGGAAGAAGGTCCATGCCCACCGCCCCCGCCCACCGGCCACTGACCATTGGTGAGCTCTCCGAGCGCAGCGGAGTGTCGCCGTCGGCCCTTCATTTCTACGAACGCAACGGGCTTATCGAAGCCGAGCGGACAGCAGGCAACCAACGGCGGTACCGGCGTGACACACTCCGGCGCGTCGCGTTCATCAAGACCTCGCAACGGGTGGGACTGCCGCTCAAGGACATCCGGGAGGCGCTGAACTCGTTGCCCGAAGGCCGCACGCCCACCAAGAGGGATTGGAGCAGGCTGTCGTTGCGCTGGCGGGAGGAACTCGACCAACGGATCGCGGCCTTGCAGCACCTGCGCAACGACCTCGACGGGTGCATTGGCTGCGGTTGCCTGAGCTTGAAATCGTGCACGCTCCAGAACCCGTCGGACGAACTCGGCGCGTCGGGCGCGGGGGCACAACGGTGGATGCTGCCGGACTAG
- a CDS encoding SAM-dependent methyltransferase, translating to MTEHTHDGGTHQHGQPTHEGAQQGGLNLHKDADNAVDMWDGMYRERPKIWSGNPNPQLVAEAKDLKPGKALDLGCGEGGDAIWLAKQGWTVTALDVSAVALERAAAHAEEAGVADRITWQQQDLTEWEPQPDFDLVSAQFLHSPLLPWRDSVTSAAGAVAPGGTLLVVGHHPHGLPSWSQHHHEAGLFFTPEQLAGALRLDTEPWFVHVLTDRARTVSGPSGESGTTLDTVLRATKRA from the coding sequence ATGACTGAACACACGCACGACGGCGGCACCCACCAGCACGGCCAACCCACCCACGAAGGCGCCCAGCAAGGTGGCTTGAACCTCCATAAGGATGCGGACAACGCCGTGGACATGTGGGACGGCATGTATCGGGAGCGGCCGAAGATCTGGAGCGGGAATCCGAACCCGCAGTTAGTGGCCGAAGCCAAGGACCTGAAGCCCGGCAAGGCCCTCGATTTGGGCTGCGGGGAAGGCGGGGACGCTATCTGGCTCGCGAAGCAGGGCTGGACGGTTACCGCCCTGGACGTGTCCGCCGTCGCCCTTGAACGCGCGGCCGCGCACGCCGAGGAAGCGGGCGTCGCTGACCGGATCACGTGGCAACAGCAGGACCTGACGGAATGGGAGCCGCAGCCGGACTTCGATCTGGTCTCGGCACAGTTCCTGCATTCGCCCCTGCTGCCGTGGCGTGATTCGGTCACCTCGGCCGCCGGGGCTGTGGCGCCTGGCGGGACATTGCTGGTGGTGGGGCATCACCCGCACGGCCTGCCGTCCTGGAGCCAGCACCACCACGAGGCCGGGCTTTTCTTCACTCCGGAGCAGCTGGCGGGTGCCCTGCGGCTAGATACCGAGCCGTGGTTCGTCCATGTGCTGACAGACCGGGCGCGGACGGTTTCGGGTCCCAGCGGTGAATCGGGCACCACCCTGGACACTGTCCTGAGGGCCACGAAGCGGGCTTAG
- a CDS encoding Lrp/AsnC family transcriptional regulator, giving the protein MELSEEDLRLVNALQISPRISWSDAGSVLGVHATTLAARWDRLRAAGAAWTTAHLMGDPKDMCLAMVDIDCEMHLRPEVTAAVAQLPEVITVEEAASNRDLTLTVITQDLEQFSTQVLPRLKEVRGLTKYHTALCTRIHTSGYAWRLNVLSKAEQQALRSLAGPESANPSSPDTVVAPLPETHLAIIPFLARDGRATAAEIARALDRNPATVQRQLGRVLASRMLSFRCEIAQQYSGFPITVQWFANVPAGQHEAAATELRAIRNIRFSASTTGRTNFTMIMWLRSLADVMEMELTIQQRIPGIELVESVVMLNTAKRVGWMLNPDSTATGTVVPPYGDLLPEGA; this is encoded by the coding sequence ATGGAACTCAGCGAAGAAGATCTGCGTTTGGTCAACGCCTTGCAGATATCGCCCCGGATCAGTTGGTCCGACGCCGGCAGCGTCCTGGGCGTCCACGCCACCACCCTGGCAGCCCGCTGGGACCGCCTGAGGGCTGCGGGCGCTGCCTGGACCACGGCGCATCTGATGGGCGACCCCAAGGACATGTGCTTGGCCATGGTGGACATCGACTGCGAAATGCACCTCAGGCCCGAGGTGACCGCCGCCGTCGCGCAACTGCCCGAGGTCATCACAGTGGAAGAGGCTGCCAGCAACCGCGACCTGACGCTGACGGTCATCACCCAGGACCTGGAACAGTTCAGCACGCAGGTGTTGCCTCGGCTCAAGGAAGTACGGGGACTCACGAAGTACCACACGGCTCTCTGTACGCGGATCCACACCAGCGGCTACGCGTGGCGGCTCAATGTGCTCAGCAAGGCGGAACAGCAGGCATTGCGGTCGCTGGCGGGACCTGAATCCGCCAACCCGTCTTCTCCCGACACCGTCGTGGCGCCCTTGCCGGAGACACACCTGGCGATCATCCCGTTCCTCGCCCGGGACGGCCGCGCCACTGCGGCCGAGATCGCCCGGGCGCTGGACCGGAATCCAGCCACTGTGCAGCGCCAACTGGGACGCGTCCTGGCCAGCCGCATGCTGTCCTTCCGCTGCGAAATAGCCCAGCAGTACTCAGGCTTCCCCATCACCGTCCAATGGTTCGCCAATGTCCCGGCAGGTCAGCACGAGGCCGCAGCCACCGAGCTCAGGGCCATCCGCAACATCCGCTTCTCCGCATCCACCACGGGGCGCACCAACTTCACCATGATCATGTGGCTGCGCTCGCTGGCGGATGTCATGGAAATGGAGCTCACCATCCAGCAGCGGATCCCCGGCATTGAGTTGGTGGAAAGCGTGGTGATGCTCAATACGGCAAAACGGGTGGGGTGGATGCTGAACCCGGACTCGACCGCCACGGGAACAGTCGTACCGCCCTACGGAGACCTGCTGCCGGAGGGCGCCTAA
- a CDS encoding M20 metallopeptidase family protein — protein sequence MTLAADAKELQGDIVRLRHDLHREPEIGLQLPRTQEKVLKALDGLPYEITLGKETTSVTAVLRGGAAHASAEKPVVLLRADMDGLPVQENTGVDYTSRVDGAMHACGHDLHTSMLAGAATLLAERREQLAGDVILMFQPGEEGFDGASYMIKEGVLDAAGRRADTAYGMHVFSSLEPHGQFVTKPGVMLSSSDGLVVTVLGAGGHGSAPHSAKDPVTAAAEMVTALQVMVTRQFNMFDPVVLTVGVLHAGTKRNVIPETARIEATIRTFSEESRRKMMEAVPRLLHGIAAAHGLEADVHYQEEYPLTINNDDETATAEKVIAGMFGESRYTRMATPLSGSEDFSRVLAEVPGTFVGLSAVAPGADHTTSPFNHSPYATFDDGVLTDGAALYAELAVSRIATLSGN from the coding sequence ATGACACTCGCCGCCGACGCCAAAGAACTGCAAGGGGACATCGTCCGCCTCCGCCACGACCTCCACCGCGAACCGGAGATCGGATTGCAGCTCCCCCGCACGCAGGAGAAAGTGCTCAAGGCGCTGGACGGACTTCCGTACGAGATCACCCTGGGGAAGGAAACGACGTCGGTCACCGCAGTACTGCGGGGAGGTGCGGCCCACGCTTCGGCTGAGAAGCCCGTGGTCCTCCTGCGCGCCGACATGGATGGTCTCCCCGTGCAGGAGAACACCGGCGTTGACTACACCTCCCGCGTGGACGGCGCGATGCACGCCTGCGGCCACGACCTTCACACCTCCATGCTCGCCGGCGCTGCCACCCTCCTGGCCGAGCGCAGGGAGCAACTGGCCGGCGACGTCATCCTGATGTTCCAGCCGGGCGAAGAAGGCTTCGACGGTGCCAGCTACATGATCAAGGAGGGCGTCCTGGACGCCGCGGGCCGACGCGCGGACACCGCCTACGGGATGCACGTCTTCTCCTCACTGGAGCCGCACGGGCAGTTCGTCACCAAACCCGGAGTCATGCTCAGCTCCTCGGACGGCCTCGTGGTGACCGTGCTGGGCGCGGGGGGCCACGGTTCAGCGCCCCACTCCGCCAAGGATCCCGTCACAGCCGCCGCCGAAATGGTCACCGCACTGCAGGTGATGGTCACGCGGCAGTTCAACATGTTCGACCCCGTCGTCCTGACCGTCGGCGTCCTGCACGCCGGAACCAAGCGCAACGTGATTCCCGAGACCGCCCGGATCGAAGCCACCATCCGGACCTTCTCCGAGGAGTCCCGCCGGAAGATGATGGAAGCAGTACCCCGGCTGCTGCACGGTATTGCCGCAGCCCACGGCCTGGAGGCTGACGTGCATTACCAGGAGGAATACCCCCTCACCATCAACAACGACGACGAGACCGCCACCGCCGAAAAGGTCATCGCCGGGATGTTCGGCGAGTCCCGGTACACCCGCATGGCCACTCCCCTGAGCGGTTCGGAGGACTTCTCCCGCGTCCTCGCCGAAGTCCCCGGCACGTTCGTGGGCCTCAGTGCCGTCGCTCCCGGAGCCGACCACACGACGTCGCCGTTCAACCACTCCCCTTACGCCACGTTCGACGACGGCGTCCTCACCGACGGTGCAGCGCTGTATGCAGAGCTCGCCGTATCCCGCATCGCAACCCTCTCCGGCAACTAG
- a CDS encoding MFS transporter, whose product MTTTVGTSTDVKAHKSHVRTLVGTGIGNAVEWYDWAIYATFSPFIASALFSSADPTSAVLSTLAIFAVGFVARPFGGFVFGWIGDRIGRKTSMTVAVALGAVGSLLIGVAPTFESVGAFASVMLLVARLIQGLAHGGELPSSQTYLSEMAPKEHRGFWATLIYTSGTAGILAGTLLGAILTAVLSKGDMSAWGWRIPFLIGGALGIYALFMRAKMKETEAFEAEAPQEKRLAIWPQIVKYRKQALQVIGLTVGLTVVYYIWGVVAPSYAATSLKMDRGAALWAGVIANVVFIAALPFWGKMSDRIGRKPVLIASSAGAALLHFPMTWLLKDSPWQLAVSMSVMLFFIAGSAAIVPAVYAELFPTHIRTIGVGVPYSICVAVFGGTAPYLQTWLGTIGQGYLFNVYAVILLLVGITFAVSIPETKGKDLTV is encoded by the coding sequence ATGACCACCACCGTTGGAACGTCCACGGACGTCAAGGCCCACAAGTCGCATGTGCGGACATTGGTCGGCACCGGCATCGGCAACGCCGTCGAGTGGTACGACTGGGCCATCTACGCCACGTTCTCGCCGTTCATCGCGAGCGCGTTGTTCAGCAGCGCCGACCCCACCTCAGCCGTGCTGTCCACGTTGGCGATCTTCGCCGTCGGGTTCGTTGCCCGGCCGTTCGGCGGGTTCGTGTTCGGCTGGATCGGTGACAGGATCGGCCGCAAGACGTCCATGACCGTCGCTGTGGCACTCGGAGCTGTGGGCAGCCTGCTGATCGGTGTCGCGCCCACGTTCGAATCGGTCGGCGCCTTCGCCTCGGTGATGTTGCTGGTCGCCCGGCTCATCCAGGGCCTCGCCCACGGTGGCGAGCTGCCGTCGTCGCAAACGTACCTGTCCGAGATGGCACCCAAGGAACACCGAGGCTTCTGGGCGACCCTCATCTACACCTCCGGCACCGCCGGAATCCTGGCCGGGACGCTGCTGGGCGCCATCCTCACCGCTGTCCTGAGCAAGGGCGACATGAGCGCCTGGGGTTGGCGCATCCCGTTCCTGATCGGCGGCGCACTGGGCATTTACGCACTGTTCATGCGGGCCAAGATGAAGGAAACCGAAGCGTTTGAGGCCGAAGCTCCGCAGGAGAAGCGCCTGGCCATCTGGCCGCAGATCGTCAAGTACCGCAAGCAGGCCCTGCAGGTCATCGGCCTCACCGTTGGCCTGACGGTTGTCTACTACATCTGGGGCGTCGTGGCACCGAGCTACGCCGCAACCTCGTTGAAGATGGACCGCGGCGCGGCACTGTGGGCCGGCGTCATTGCCAACGTGGTGTTCATCGCGGCGCTGCCGTTCTGGGGCAAAATGTCGGACCGGATCGGACGCAAGCCGGTGCTGATCGCCTCCTCCGCTGGCGCTGCTTTGCTGCACTTCCCCATGACGTGGCTGCTCAAGGACTCGCCGTGGCAGTTGGCGGTGTCGATGTCCGTGATGCTGTTCTTCATCGCCGGCAGCGCAGCGATCGTCCCTGCCGTGTACGCCGAACTGTTCCCGACCCACATCCGCACCATCGGCGTCGGCGTTCCGTACTCCATCTGCGTGGCGGTCTTCGGTGGCACGGCCCCGTACCTGCAGACCTGGCTCGGCACCATCGGACAGGGCTACCTCTTCAATGTGTACGCCGTGATCCTGCTGCTGGTGGGTATCACGTTCGCTGTCTCCATCCCGGAGACGAAGGGCAAGGACCTGACCGTCTAG
- a CDS encoding MFS transporter codes for MPGYPEKSVLPEIAADAEIDEEPAAGPTQLRGRRGLAYLGICLVLIGLNLRTVFSSFSAVLPEITSDAGLPGWSLVVLTTVPVTLLGVFAPLAPILARRFGAERVLLGAMAVLTAGLLLRPVDVPGVGHLPGLLAGTAACGAAIALCNVLLPGVVKRDFPHRLGLMGGLYTTAICASAALGAGFTYPVFTATGQWTSALWFWVVPAAVVLLLFLPLAVRQPSVRHQAVHGGVNVWKSAVAWQVTMFMVLQAMMSFSVFAWMAPILRDRGIDGATAGLIVSVSIVLQMLGSLFAPALATRFKDQRIINMVVALMTGGGFALTIFGPTELIWVWTGLNGLGQGSLTAVALTMIMVRTRDAHTAAHLSGMMQGVGYGVGSVGTLMVGQLHQATGGFAAAGILFLVVGSLAAFFGYRAGRDRFV; via the coding sequence ATGCCCGGCTACCCAGAGAAATCCGTCCTGCCCGAGATTGCGGCCGATGCAGAGATCGATGAAGAACCGGCCGCCGGCCCCACGCAGCTCCGGGGCAGGAGAGGACTGGCCTACCTGGGCATCTGCCTGGTACTGATCGGGCTGAACCTCCGCACGGTCTTCTCCAGCTTCTCCGCGGTCCTTCCGGAAATAACGTCCGACGCCGGTCTGCCGGGTTGGTCGCTGGTGGTCCTCACCACGGTGCCGGTCACTTTGCTGGGCGTCTTCGCGCCCCTTGCCCCCATTCTGGCCCGCAGGTTCGGCGCGGAACGGGTGCTCCTGGGCGCCATGGCTGTCCTCACTGCGGGCCTGCTGCTCAGGCCCGTGGACGTACCCGGAGTGGGCCATCTCCCGGGGCTTCTCGCGGGCACGGCGGCCTGTGGTGCTGCGATTGCGCTGTGCAACGTGCTCCTGCCGGGCGTGGTCAAGAGGGATTTCCCGCACCGCCTCGGCTTGATGGGCGGCCTCTACACCACAGCGATCTGCGCGTCGGCGGCCTTGGGCGCGGGCTTCACGTATCCGGTCTTTACGGCAACCGGCCAGTGGACTTCGGCGCTGTGGTTCTGGGTGGTGCCTGCCGCCGTCGTGCTTTTGCTGTTCCTGCCGCTGGCCGTCAGGCAACCGTCGGTAAGGCACCAAGCCGTCCATGGTGGCGTGAACGTCTGGAAATCGGCTGTGGCCTGGCAGGTGACGATGTTCATGGTGCTGCAGGCGATGATGTCGTTCAGCGTGTTCGCGTGGATGGCTCCGATCCTGCGCGACAGGGGCATCGACGGTGCAACGGCCGGGCTCATTGTTTCGGTGTCGATCGTGCTGCAGATGCTCGGCTCCCTGTTTGCCCCGGCCCTGGCGACGCGTTTCAAGGATCAGCGGATCATCAATATGGTGGTGGCGTTGATGACCGGCGGTGGTTTCGCACTGACGATCTTCGGTCCCACTGAACTGATCTGGGTGTGGACGGGCCTCAACGGACTGGGGCAAGGCTCGCTCACAGCAGTGGCCCTCACCATGATCATGGTCCGCACCCGCGACGCCCACACGGCCGCGCACCTTTCGGGAATGATGCAGGGCGTGGGCTACGGGGTTGGTTCGGTCGGCACTCTCATGGTGGGGCAACTCCACCAGGCCACCGGCGGGTTCGCAGCCGCGGGAATCCTGTTCCTGGTGGTCGGTTCGCTCGCGGCTTTCTTCGGCTACCGGGCCGGCCGCGACCGCTTCGTTTAA
- a CDS encoding FG-GAP repeat domain-containing protein — MTRLLVLEALTGLGGSMGSLRSFAFKSAALGALLLGTTTLGAAPAAADYQDWVPPIFGMPYVGSELTIGSADHGLQVCPPTAEAPQGFVMEWLSNGEPLPAGRQGESLKLLPEDRGNRISFTAHGVCSEEEVFRSDETAPIAASSRSMGWTGRGNFELLGRTDDGTLVLYPHAYTSEYRMCPSGAGCTYYNHTIEEPRVVGRGFGIFDIVFSTGDFDGDGNNDLLGRDSAGTLHIYPGDGEGGWLPPRQVGWGWNFFDTVVGPGDFDGDGNNDVLARDFAGDLYLYPGDGDGGWLTPSRVGTGWDVMNKIATPGDTDGDGAVDIYARDGAGILHQYPADGNGGWKPPSIAGHGWELMTEISGAGVYEPLYGNRYSALKPLNDIVAIDETGDMRLFLNSEFGAGLFGNTHIGVGWGYFDTLI; from the coding sequence ATGACGCGCTTACTGGTCTTGGAGGCGCTCACTGGTCTTGGGGGAAGCATGGGAAGCTTGCGGTCATTTGCGTTCAAGTCGGCGGCACTGGGCGCCTTGTTGTTGGGCACGACGACCTTGGGGGCGGCTCCCGCTGCAGCGGACTACCAGGATTGGGTTCCGCCAATCTTCGGCATGCCCTACGTGGGTTCCGAACTGACCATCGGCAGCGCCGACCATGGGCTGCAGGTGTGCCCGCCCACAGCTGAGGCCCCGCAGGGCTTCGTCATGGAATGGCTGAGCAACGGCGAGCCACTGCCTGCCGGGCGCCAAGGCGAATCCCTGAAACTGCTCCCCGAAGACCGTGGAAACCGTATTTCGTTCACAGCCCACGGCGTGTGCTCCGAAGAGGAAGTTTTCCGGAGCGATGAAACAGCTCCGATCGCCGCCTCCAGCCGTTCCATGGGCTGGACCGGGCGCGGCAACTTCGAGCTCCTGGGCCGCACGGATGACGGCACGTTGGTCCTCTATCCGCATGCTTATACGTCCGAATACCGAATGTGTCCTTCCGGCGCCGGGTGCACCTATTACAACCACACGATCGAAGAACCAAGAGTGGTTGGCCGGGGCTTCGGCATTTTCGACATCGTTTTCTCCACCGGTGATTTCGACGGCGACGGAAACAACGACCTCCTGGGCCGTGACAGCGCTGGAACCCTGCACATCTATCCAGGCGATGGGGAGGGCGGCTGGCTTCCGCCCAGGCAAGTTGGCTGGGGCTGGAACTTCTTTGACACTGTCGTTGGCCCGGGGGACTTCGACGGTGACGGAAACAACGACGTCCTGGCCCGGGACTTCGCCGGCGACCTCTACCTGTACCCGGGAGACGGCGACGGCGGATGGCTGACGCCATCACGAGTCGGGACCGGCTGGGACGTGATGAACAAGATCGCCACCCCCGGCGATACCGACGGCGATGGCGCTGTGGACATCTATGCCAGGGACGGCGCCGGCATCCTGCACCAGTACCCCGCAGACGGAAACGGTGGCTGGAAGCCGCCGTCGATCGCGGGCCACGGTTGGGAGCTCATGACCGAAATCAGCGGAGCCGGCGTCTACGAACCGCTCTACGGAAACCGGTACTCGGCCCTGAAACCCCTCAATGACATTGTGGCGATCGACGAGACAGGCGATATGCGGCTCTTCCTGAATTCGGAGTTCGGAGCGGGCCTGTTCGGAAACACGCACATAGGCGTGGGCTGGGGTTACTTCGACACCCTGATCTAG
- the trmB gene encoding tRNA (guanosine(46)-N7)-methyltransferase TrmB — translation MSETPDSPRPVTPGSQASFGTYGGRPVSFVRRGTRLQGRRQAAWEEHAERWAIQVPRHVANTSVHPDYTFDAEAVFGRKAPLIVEIGSGLGDAVVHAAEQNPDKDFLAVEVYTPGLANTIIKINSRGLTNVRVVEANAPEVLESMLPAGSVSELWVFFPDPWHKARHHKRRLIQPAFASVAAKALQKGGYWRIATDWSNYAVHVREVLAGSTEFENMHEGERSGEESPLTQVWQSGVESVVGGAPVREGRAPVSTEHTGPNEGVDEEGGWAPRFEGRIRTSFENKAHEAGRMIFDLTYRKL, via the coding sequence ATGAGTGAAACCCCAGATTCCCCGCGCCCTGTCACCCCCGGCAGCCAGGCTTCCTTCGGTACCTACGGTGGTCGCCCGGTCAGTTTCGTGCGCCGCGGCACACGCCTGCAGGGTCGGAGGCAGGCGGCTTGGGAAGAGCACGCGGAGCGCTGGGCCATCCAGGTCCCCCGTCATGTCGCCAACACCTCCGTGCACCCGGATTACACATTCGACGCCGAGGCTGTCTTCGGGCGGAAGGCGCCCTTGATTGTCGAGATCGGTTCCGGACTGGGCGACGCCGTGGTTCACGCCGCCGAGCAGAACCCGGACAAAGACTTCCTTGCCGTCGAGGTTTACACACCCGGGCTGGCCAACACCATCATCAAGATCAACAGCCGGGGCCTGACCAACGTGCGCGTGGTGGAAGCCAACGCTCCCGAGGTCCTCGAATCGATGCTGCCTGCAGGGTCGGTCAGCGAACTATGGGTGTTCTTCCCTGACCCCTGGCACAAGGCACGGCACCACAAGCGCCGTCTCATCCAGCCGGCCTTCGCCTCCGTTGCTGCCAAAGCCCTCCAGAAGGGCGGCTACTGGAGGATCGCCACGGACTGGTCCAACTATGCCGTGCACGTCCGGGAAGTCCTGGCGGGATCCACGGAGTTCGAGAACATGCACGAAGGCGAGCGCAGCGGCGAGGAGAGCCCGTTGACGCAAGTGTGGCAGTCCGGCGTCGAATCCGTTGTAGGCGGTGCGCCCGTCAGGGAGGGCCGGGCGCCGGTCAGTACCGAGCACACCGGCCCGAATGAGGGAGTGGACGAAGAAGGCGGCTGGGCTCCCCGGTTCGAGGGCCGGATCCGCACGAGCTTTGAGAACAAAGCGCACGAGGCCGGGCGTATGATCTTTGACCTCACGTACCGCAAGCTTTAG
- a CDS encoding type II toxin-antitoxin system RatA family toxin — MPQVRAERFIRLDPETAFALSQTTGAFRLKWDPFISAQAFMDGAQAAGKGVRTRTVSRMGLKMVSEYVSYAPPRNVGMTMVSGPWFFENFGGGWRFTPDDGGTRAVWKYTFSCRPAFIKPVAERVGGWLLGREIERRIEAFARACEDPALVAELKAQGAGA; from the coding sequence ATGCCACAGGTACGCGCGGAACGCTTCATCCGTTTGGATCCTGAAACAGCTTTTGCCCTCTCCCAGACAACCGGCGCGTTCCGGCTCAAGTGGGATCCGTTCATTTCCGCGCAGGCATTCATGGATGGTGCCCAAGCAGCCGGAAAGGGTGTGCGGACCCGGACCGTTTCGCGCATGGGATTGAAGATGGTCAGCGAATACGTCTCCTACGCTCCCCCGCGAAATGTGGGCATGACCATGGTGTCCGGTCCGTGGTTTTTTGAGAACTTCGGCGGCGGCTGGCGGTTCACCCCGGACGACGGCGGCACCCGGGCAGTCTGGAAGTACACCTTTTCGTGCCGGCCGGCTTTCATCAAGCCCGTCGCCGAGAGAGTCGGCGGTTGGCTCCTGGGCAGGGAGATCGAACGACGGATCGAAGCGTTCGCCCGTGCTTGCGAGGACCCTGCGTTGGTGGCTGAGTTGAAAGCCCAAGGCGCCGGCGCCTAG
- a CDS encoding anti-sigma factor family protein: MNGNSVHQLLGAYLLGGLEPGEARIFEEHLESCADCRGELEELASLPALLDAVPAADAVALTAAGAAPLAPLAMEPEPLPEKVLVDLAVRRRKSRRRWAAFVGAVAAACLAVGFLAGPLLNQPPKPDASYSVQSDGGLQLTVDMVKKTWGTELEVEGRSMPLEGTLYLWVKGRDGAEERTCGWTATPSGRIKITGATPVQLAGIAGVELRDEAQKTVASISVP; the protein is encoded by the coding sequence ATGAACGGCAACTCCGTCCACCAGTTGCTGGGCGCCTACCTTCTGGGAGGTTTGGAACCCGGCGAAGCCCGCATCTTTGAGGAGCACCTCGAATCATGCGCTGACTGTCGGGGTGAACTGGAAGAACTCGCCAGCTTGCCTGCACTCCTGGACGCCGTGCCCGCTGCCGACGCGGTGGCCCTCACAGCCGCCGGGGCCGCACCCCTTGCACCGCTGGCAATGGAACCGGAGCCGCTCCCGGAAAAGGTCCTGGTTGATCTGGCGGTCCGAAGGCGGAAATCACGACGCCGGTGGGCAGCTTTTGTTGGCGCTGTCGCCGCTGCTTGCCTCGCGGTCGGGTTCCTGGCCGGACCGTTGTTGAACCAGCCTCCGAAACCGGATGCCAGCTATTCGGTGCAGTCGGACGGCGGTTTGCAGCTGACGGTGGACATGGTCAAGAAGACCTGGGGCACTGAGCTTGAAGTTGAGGGCCGGAGCATGCCGCTTGAGGGCACTCTCTATCTTTGGGTCAAGGGCCGCGACGGCGCCGAAGAGCGCACCTGCGGCTGGACGGCCACGCCGAGTGGGCGGATCAAGATCACCGGTGCCACACCCGTTCAGTTGGCGGGGATCGCCGGGGTTGAGCTTCGTGACGAGGCCCAGAAGACGGTGGCTTCCATTTCGGTGCCCTAA
- a CDS encoding sigma-70 family RNA polymerase sigma factor has translation MPLDEDVVAAIYRDHGTALKRFVISCTSDTQQADDVVQETILKVWQHAPQITGSLRSYLFRTARNVIIDNYRKAQRRPHETGEYDLPDNAAAERVDELLNRVLMEEALLRLSVEHREVLVALHYQRFTVVEAALQLNIPAGTVKSRAFYAVKALRTILDEMGVER, from the coding sequence ATGCCGTTGGACGAAGACGTGGTGGCTGCGATTTACCGCGATCACGGCACGGCGCTGAAGAGGTTTGTCATCAGCTGTACCTCGGACACCCAACAGGCCGACGACGTCGTGCAGGAAACCATCCTCAAGGTTTGGCAGCATGCACCACAGATCACGGGAAGTTTGCGCAGCTACCTCTTCCGGACAGCGCGGAACGTCATCATCGACAACTACCGCAAAGCCCAGAGGCGTCCGCACGAGACCGGGGAATACGACCTCCCGGACAACGCAGCCGCCGAACGCGTGGACGAGCTCCTGAACCGGGTACTCATGGAAGAGGCGTTGCTCCGGCTCAGCGTCGAGCACCGGGAGGTCCTGGTGGCCTTGCACTATCAACGGTTCACTGTGGTGGAGGCGGCGCTTCAGCTGAACATCCCGGCCGGGACAGTGAAATCCCGGGCTTTCTACGCAGTGAAGGCCCTCCGAACAATCCTCGATGAAATGGGGGTGGAACGATGA
- a CDS encoding COG4315 family predicted lipoprotein produces MKNKVGFGLGALIVAAALAGCGGGSGTSTSAPPSAASSSPAASTAAGAEMKTASSSAGQIVVDSKGMSLYFFTKDVKDSGTSACTGACLQAWPVFTTTSDAPGVEGVTGTVGTIATPDGKKQVTLNGLPLYYYAKDKAAGDVTGQGVGGVWYLVSPSGEMIKGAAASGY; encoded by the coding sequence ATGAAGAACAAAGTTGGCTTTGGATTGGGTGCATTGATCGTTGCGGCAGCACTGGCGGGGTGCGGCGGCGGTTCGGGAACAAGTACTTCCGCTCCCCCGTCCGCGGCGTCCTCTTCCCCGGCCGCCAGCACCGCAGCTGGTGCTGAGATGAAAACGGCGTCGTCCAGCGCGGGGCAGATCGTGGTGGACAGCAAAGGGATGAGCCTCTACTTCTTCACAAAGGATGTGAAGGACTCGGGCACCAGCGCGTGCACCGGCGCCTGCCTGCAGGCCTGGCCCGTCTTCACCACGACGTCGGACGCGCCCGGCGTTGAAGGCGTCACAGGAACGGTGGGAACCATCGCAACGCCTGACGGGAAGAAGCAAGTCACCCTCAACGGCCTGCCCCTGTACTACTACGCCAAGGACAAAGCAGCCGGCGACGTCACCGGACAGGGCGTGGGCGGCGTCTGGTACTTGGTCAGCCCGAGCGGGGAGATGATCAAGGGCGCCGCGGCATCCGGATACTGA